The genomic interval GCAAGGATGAACGGTGCAATTTTAGTGAGCGAAAACATCAAGCGAAATGTAACTAAATCGTGGCTATATGCATTATAGTGTTCAATGGAATTGGTGATGTTGGGCACCTATTTTTGCGGAATGGTGAATCTGCGGACATCCTTACTGGTCTGTTTTATTCAAACAAAGTATATTTATGCCATGGATTTGAAAAACTTTTATTCTCACGATACGAATGTTTACAACCTTGAAGGTTTTGTCCCGCAAATTGTCGATGCCGAATATCTCCGCAATCTCGGAGTAACGGCGCAACCTTCCGAAGCAACCCTGCAAGGGCTTATCAAGGGTTCCAAGCTCTTTATGGAACGAGTCCAGAACCGAACGGTTATTCCTGTTTCGAAGTTGACGATTGAAAATATCGATCCGGATAAGGTTGAAACGGAAATTCACAACTATACAGGCCGTTGCCCTACGCTTACCTTTGAAATCAACCCTATTCGCGGTTGCAATGTGGGCTGCCAGTATTGCTTGGTAACCGATGGCGTTCATGAACAGCACTTGGTGGCGTATGAAAATTACCACCTGTACGTGCGCAAACTACTGGAAGAAATGAATGGGACGCCGACACGCCCCGTGACGGAAGAAGATATTCACAAGAAGAATGTCTTGCTGCAGGATTTGGCGACGGCCATCGAAGAGGCTCCTGAACGTAAGAAAGAAATTGAATCGAAGATTGTCGAAATTAGCCGTGGCAAGAACTGGAACCATTATTACTATTTCTCGCCCAAGACGGAAGCCTTCCAGGAACCGACGGTGCAGACGGGGATTGCTCACCGCATTCTCAAAGAATTCATTGCGCACTTTGAAAAGTATCCGGATTCCAACGCCAGGCTCTTCATTGCTTCAAAGTCCGGCCCCAAGCATTTGCTTTACGAGTACGAAGGCGAAACCATTCTGGACTTGTTTGAAAAGCTCAAGGGCAAAATGCAGTTCAACACGAGCGTCTCGATTATGCCCAAGGAATTCCGCGACCTGCTGGAACCTTACGCCGCCCCGATTGAAGAACGCCTGCAGTCTGTCAAGCTTTGCCAGGAACGCGGCATCCAGGCGAATTCCGCGCTGATTCAGCCCATTGTGATGCCGTACCTCACCGACGAACATATCAAGGATTTTTTCGATAAGTTGCATGCGGCGGGAATCGTCAATTACAAGCCGGAATTCTTGACAGCATGCATGGAAAACCTTGCCATGCTCGGACAATGGCTCGGACACTTCGATAAGAACCTGGAGCGCGAACTCTACGAGATTTATATCAAGCCCGACAACGCCGACCACCGCAAACAACGCGGCCGTACCGCTCCGGAAAGGGATTTGTGCATCAAGAGCATCGAAAAGATGATGGCGTACACGCAAAAGCTCGGCATGACGACCAGTATCTGTTTCTGGGTCCGCAAGCAATTGCGCATCCCGAACACGTTGATTCCCATCGTCAATGCCAACGGTTTCCAGTGTCTCGGTTACCAGTCTAAGCTTTTTGCCAAATAGAGGCAACCATGGACAAGACGTGCTCTCAAGTTTGTCGAGAACTATACTCCGACAGGGAAGACTATTATCACCGCTGGTACCACGAGCGGCCCATTATCATTACGCCTGAACGTACGGCCGAGATTCGCGAAATGCACCGCGTTTTGTACAAGTGCGTCGAATATATGGCGTACCATTACGCTGAATTCGTCGACAAGTACATGCCACTTTCTCCCAAAGAAATGGAAATCCTGGCTTGCCAGAACCGCTATCCGTTCAAGGCGGGCGCGTACCGGCCCGATTATCTAATTACCGAAGACGGCAGACTGAAACTGTGCGAAATCACCTCGCGCTTTTTCGCTCACGGGATTTTCATGTCGTACTATTCCGAAGCGGCGGCGGACAAGTTTGTCGCCAAGTTCCCGGGGACGCACCGCGAAAGCCGTTTTGAAGAGATGATCCGCTACATGCTCGAAATTGTCGGCGACAAGCGAAAAATCTTCGTCTTGAAAAGCTCCGACAAGACTTCTGAAATCGCGCTCTACAAGGCTTTTTACGAACGCATGGGCAAGAGCGTTACGATTTACGAGGCGAACGAAGTCGAACCGAATATCGACAACTGGAAAGGCAATTTTGTCATCAGCGCATTGAACCAGAACGATATTCTCAGTTATTCCATGGAAACCGTCAAAGCGATGATTGATTCTGGAATGTACAACGATTTCCGGACTATCTTCTTGGCGCATGACAAGCGCTTTATGAGGTTGTGGTTTGAAGACGATTTTACCGATCGTTTTTTGACGAAAGAAGAGGCTGCGTTCATTCGCGAGCATTCCATCGAGACTTTTGTCTGCGCGGAATCGGGGGCCGCGTCTGCACTTGCCGATGCCTATGCGCACAAGGACCGCTATATTCTCAAACATTACTGCCTTGGAAAAAGCGAAAAGGTTTTTGCGGGCCCGCTGACCTCCGAAGAGGAATGGAAGAACCTTTTTGATTCTGGCGCGGTCAAGGACATGATTATGCAGCCTTTTTTGCAGCAGCGTAAATTCCATACTGTCTGGGAAGGGACTCCCTTTGACGACTATGTTTGCGGCATGATGCTCTGCGTCGATGACAGGTTTTACGATTCGGGCTTGTTCCGTACCTCTAGCTGCCCGGTGACCAATAAAGTCGACGACCGAAAGGCATGCGCTGTCGCTACGGATTGCGCAAGCCTTTATGCGCATGGAGACTTGCTGTGATTATTGCCGGGAACCAGCCTTACTTTATACCCTACATTGCCTATTGGCAGTTGATGAAGGCGTGCGATTTATTCCTAATCGGCGACGATTACGCTTTTATCACGCGCGGGTGGGTGCAACGCAACAGAATCTTGCGACAGGGAAAGCCGGCCTATTTCGGGCTAGAGATTAACGATATCAGTTGCCATCGTTTGATTAACCAAACGGAACTATTGCGGGATGATTTTGCCAGAAAGCTGAAAGAACTTTACCATTGCTACCGTTCGGCGCCTTTCTTTGAAAGGGGCTACGAATTGATGGAACGGATTTTTTCGTGCGAAGAAACGAACCTGACGGCGTTTCTGGTGAACTCCATTGAAATCGTCCGCGAATATCTTGGAATCAAGACGAAAATGATGTTCACGTCGCAGATCGAGGGCAATTGCCGATTCAAACGCGAGCATAGGGTTTTTGATTTTTGCGACAGGCTTGGCGCAGCGACTTATGTCAACCCGATTGGCGGACAGTCCCTGTACAAGAAAGATGAATTTGCGGAGCACGGAATCGAGTTGAAGTTTATCCATTCGCATTGCCGCGAGTACAAGCAGTTCGGGAAAAACTTTGTCCCCGGGCTTTCGATACTCGATGTCATCATGTTCAATTCCCGCGAAGAAATTGCGCAGATGCTCGACGAATACACGACGGAATAAAAAAAACGCAGGCTCAATCGAGTCTGCGTTTTTCAAAATGTCATTCCCGGCTAGACCGGGAATCTCTTTAAGGTAGAGACCTTAGCGAACAACCTTGCGGTCTTCTTCCGTCATCTTGAGGAAGTCAGCGATCTTCATGCTGCCCTTGTCCCCTTCTTTACGGCGGCGAACAGAGACAACACCATCGGCAACTTCCTTCTCGCCGACGATCAGGAGGTACGGCACTTTCTGCAATTCGCACTGGCGGATCTTGTAGCCGAGCTTTTCGTTGGATTCGTCGACTTCCACGCGGACGCCGGCGTTCACGAGTTCCTTCTCGACCTGCTTTGCATAGTCAACGAACTTCTCGGAAATCGGGAGCACGCGGGCCTGAACCGGAGCGAGCCACAGCGGGAAATCGCCCATGAATTCTTCGATAAGAATACCGAGGAAGCGTTCGATGGAACCGACTGCTGCACGGTGCAACATCACCGGAATGTGCTTCTGGTTGTCCTTGCCGACATACTCGGCGCCGAGACGCTGCGGCAAGTTGAAGTCCACCTGGATGGTACCGCACTGCCAGTCACGACCGAGGCTGTCCTTCAGCGTGAATTCCAGCTTCGGGCCATAGAAGGCACCTTCGCCCGGGTTCAAGATGTAGTCGAGGCCGGCGAGCTTCGTGGCTTCGGCGAGAGCGGCTTCAGCCTTGTCCCAAATTTCGTCGGAACCCACGCGCTTTTCCGGGCGGGTGGAGAACTTCACCACGATATCGTCAAAACCGAAGTCGTGGTAGATTTCCTTGACGAGAGCGCAGAAGTCGGCCACTTCGCTTGCAATCTGGTCTTCGGTACAGAAGATGTGAGCGTCATCCTGCACAAAGCCGCGCACACGCATCAGGCCGTGCATGGTACCGGCAGGTTCGTAACGGTGGCACTTACCGAATTCGGCAAGGCGCATCGGAAGGTCGCGCCAGCTGCGGAGCCCGGTGTTGAAAATCTGGATGTGGCAGGGGCAGTTCATCGGCTTCACGGCCATTTCCACGTCGCCCGCCAGCGTCTTGAACATGTTCTCGTTGTACTTGTCGGCGTGGCCGGACTTGATCCACAAAGTCTTGTTCACGATTTCCGGCGTGATCACTTCGAGGTAGCCACGACGGTCAATCTTACCGCGGATGTAGTCCTTGAGGGCGTTCACCATCTTGGTGCCCTTCGGATGCCAGAACACCATGCCCGGAGAATGGTCTTCGATATGGTAAAGGTCCATTTCCTTGCCGATCTTGCGGTGGTCGCGCTTTTCGGCCTCTTCCAGGAACTTCAGGTATGTTTCGAGACCTTCCTTGTCGGCAAAGCAGGTGCCGTACACGCGGGTCAGCTGGTCAGAGTTCTGGTCGCCATGCCAGTAAGCGCCCGACATCGAGAGCACCTTGAAATTCTTGAGCTTGCCGGTAGAAGGCACGTGGGGGCCGGCACAGAGGTCTTCAAAGTTCTTGCCCGGTTCGCCAGTCACGTAGAAGCTGAG from Fibrobacter sp. UWB5 carries:
- the thrS gene encoding threonine--tRNA ligase: MSQIELTFPDGSVRSVASGTTGLEIAKGISEGLARKALGVKLGDKVLDLTRPLTESGTIKIITPSNDDPDALMLLRHSCSHVLAEAICDLFPGTKLAYGPAIEKGFYYDLMTPTPIQQSDFERIEKRMKEIIKEDRPFTRCEVSAADGLKRTEGDKYKTDNAERALAREGSDGTLSFYVTGEPGKNFEDLCAGPHVPSTGKLKNFKVLSMSGAYWHGDQNSDQLTRVYGTCFADKEGLETYLKFLEEAEKRDHRKIGKEMDLYHIEDHSPGMVFWHPKGTKMVNALKDYIRGKIDRRGYLEVITPEIVNKTLWIKSGHADKYNENMFKTLAGDVEMAVKPMNCPCHIQIFNTGLRSWRDLPMRLAEFGKCHRYEPAGTMHGLMRVRGFVQDDAHIFCTEDQIASEVADFCALVKEIYHDFGFDDIVVKFSTRPEKRVGSDEIWDKAEAALAEATKLAGLDYILNPGEGAFYGPKLEFTLKDSLGRDWQCGTIQVDFNLPQRLGAEYVGKDNQKHIPVMLHRAAVGSIERFLGILIEEFMGDFPLWLAPVQARVLPISEKFVDYAKQVEKELVNAGVRVEVDESNEKLGYKIRQCELQKVPYLLIVGEKEVADGVVSVRRRKEGDKGSMKIADFLKMTEEDRKVVR
- a CDS encoding WbqC family protein, with amino-acid sequence MIIAGNQPYFIPYIAYWQLMKACDLFLIGDDYAFITRGWVQRNRILRQGKPAYFGLEINDISCHRLINQTELLRDDFARKLKELYHCYRSAPFFERGYELMERIFSCEETNLTAFLVNSIEIVREYLGIKTKMMFTSQIEGNCRFKREHRVFDFCDRLGAATYVNPIGGQSLYKKDEFAEHGIELKFIHSHCREYKQFGKNFVPGLSILDVIMFNSREEIAQMLDEYTTE
- a CDS encoding radical SAM protein is translated as MDLKNFYSHDTNVYNLEGFVPQIVDAEYLRNLGVTAQPSEATLQGLIKGSKLFMERVQNRTVIPVSKLTIENIDPDKVETEIHNYTGRCPTLTFEINPIRGCNVGCQYCLVTDGVHEQHLVAYENYHLYVRKLLEEMNGTPTRPVTEEDIHKKNVLLQDLATAIEEAPERKKEIESKIVEISRGKNWNHYYYFSPKTEAFQEPTVQTGIAHRILKEFIAHFEKYPDSNARLFIASKSGPKHLLYEYEGETILDLFEKLKGKMQFNTSVSIMPKEFRDLLEPYAAPIEERLQSVKLCQERGIQANSALIQPIVMPYLTDEHIKDFFDKLHAAGIVNYKPEFLTACMENLAMLGQWLGHFDKNLERELYEIYIKPDNADHRKQRGRTAPERDLCIKSIEKMMAYTQKLGMTTSICFWVRKQLRIPNTLIPIVNANGFQCLGYQSKLFAK